Genomic DNA from Streptomyces venezuelae:
CACCTTCGCTTGTCCGACGCCGACTTCGAGGCGCAGATCGATCGTGCCGCCGCCGTCGCCACCCGAGGGCGGCCGCAGCGTCACCGTCTTCTCCCGCCCCGGAGCGACGTCCAGGTCCTTGTCCCTGTCGCCCGGCAACGTGATGTCGCCGACGCCCACCTCCACGTCGAGCCGCACGGTGGCGTCCTTCGGCAGGATCACATCGATGCTGCCCGCGCCGATCTCGGCACCCGTCCGCAACGTCTCACCCTTGCCGACGTCGAGCTTGCTCAGATCGAGCGTGCCGCTGCCGAGCCCCACCTCGTACCGAGGCCGGACGTCCGCCACCGCGGTCGGTATCCAGTCCGTGTGCGTGTAGTGCGTCGTGATGTTCTTCGGCAGGGCCGCCGACGCGGCCAGGAGGCCGGCGGTCAGCACCGCCAGCACGATCGAGCCCGCCCCGGTGCGCCCGAGGAAGGCGCTCACCGCGATACCGAGACCGAACACCCCGAGCGCGCACGCGAGGCCCACCTGCAAAGAGGTGCCGAGCGGGTGATCTTCCCAGGTAAGCCCGGTCCCGAGGCCGCCCGCGAGCAGGGCGGTCAGGAACACCCAGCCGCCGATCCAGCGCGGCCCGCGGGGTGCGGGCGCAGGCCTGGGCTCTTTCGCCTCGCGATACACGCCCGCCCGGTGGCCCGCCACCCGGTACTCGACGGTGAGACCCTCGGGCTTGAGACCCTCCGGACCCCAGAAGTAGCCCGAGATACCGTCGTACGTCCCGTCCTTGATGATCGGGTCACGCCACCACGAAGGGCCCCCGGCGACGGGCGGTGCCTTTGCCTCCGGCGGTGCGTCCGCCGCGGCCTGCGCCGCCACCGGATCGGGATCGAGGGTGTCGCGCTGCTGCGACCAGTACCCGGCGCCCGCGAGGAGCAGGGCGAGCACGGCGGCGAACGTCAGCGCCCCGCCGTTGTTCAGCAGCGTCAGGAAGACGCCACAGCCGACGAGGGCGAACAGAACGGCGGTCAGCGCCTGGCCTTCGACCCGGCCGGAGAGGAGCCTGCGCGCCTCGTTCTCCTCCTCGTCCTCGTACGGCACGAAGAGCCACGCGAAGCCGTAGAACACCAGACCCAGCCCGCTCGTGAGCGCGAGCACGGCCAGGCCGATGCGGAAGATCACCGGGTCCATGTCGCAGTGCCGGCCGAGACCGGCGCACACGCCGCCGATCCTCTTCTGCCGACGGTCGCGGCGGAACTTGCGCTCCTCCGCGGGCAGGCCCGAGTCAGAAGCGTCCGCGGGACCGCCCGGGACGCCGTGCGCGGCGCGCGAGGCGCCGCGCACGGCGGCCTCGGTCTCCGTCTCGGCGGGCTGCTGATCTGTCATGTGTCCATGGTGACCGCCACGGGGCCGCCACGGCAGTCGGGACGACCCTGGACGAACCCTGATATCGGCCCTGAGAGGCTGCGGGCCGCACCCCTGACAGGGGCGAGGCAGGGGAACGGATCAGGGAAGTCTCGGGGGTCGACCCTGATGCTCCCACCCGCGCCCGCGTGTGAATATCGAGAACATGCCGGAAGCCGCTGCACCGCCCATCGACGACGTCCGACCGCTGCGCAAGCTCTATCGCAGCGGTGACGGGCGCTGGCTCGGCGGTGTCGCACGCGGTCTGGCCGGACACCTCGGACTACCTGTGATCTGGGTCCGCCTGATCTTCGTCGGCCTGTTCACGGCGGACGGCCTCGGCGGTCTGCTCTACGCGGCGTTCTGGTTCTTCGTCCCGCTCGGCGTGGGCGGAGTGGACGCCCAACGGCCGCCCGCGGCCGTCACGGCCGAGACAGCGCCGGACGGGCGCCGAAGACTCGTCGCCCGCAAACCCGACAAGGGGCAACTCGTCGCGCTCCTCGCGATGCTCGTCGTCGCCATGGTCTTCGTCAGCAACGTGGACCTGGACGGCTCGACGAAGGCGTACGTCGTACCGACGCTGCTCGTCGCCGCCGGCGTCGCCCTCGTCTGGCGGCAGGCGGACAACGCCCGCAGGGCCCGCTGGATGGCCGTCGGCCGTCGCAGGCGCACCCTGACGATCGCCCGCTCCGCGGCCGGAGTGCTGCTGGTCGGCGCGGGGGTGTCCGGCATCTTCGTGCTGCAGGGCTCCGCCGCGCACCTGGGCGCCGTGCTGCAGGCCTCGCTCGCCGTGCTCGTCGGCGTCGCGCTGCTCGCCGGTCCCTACCTCGTCCGCATGATGCAGGACCTCTCCGAGGAACGGCTCATGCGCATCCGCGCCCAGGAGAGAGCCGAGGTCGCTGCCCATGTGCACGACTCCGTGCTGCACACCCTGACTTTGATCCAGCGCAACGCGGAGAGCGCGAGCGAGGTGCGCCGTCTCGCCCGCGCCCAGGAGCGCGACCTGCGCGCCTGGCTCTACAAACCCGAGGGCACCGGCAAGGACGATGACGAGGAACCCGACACCCTCGCCGAGGCGGTGCGCCGCAGCGCCGCCGAGGTCGAGGACAAGCACGGTGTTCCCATCGAGGTCGTCGTCGTGGGCGACTGCCCGCTCGACGAGCGGCTGACCGCGCAGATGCAGGCCGCGAGGGAAGCGATGGTGAACGCCGCCAAGTACGGTGGCGAGGGCGGCGCGGTGCAGGTCTTCGCCGAAGTCGAGGGGGAGACGGTGTTCGTGTCCGTACGGGACCGGGGTCCCGGCTTCGATCTGGACTCCGTGCCGGACGACCGCATGGGCGTACGAGAATCGATCATCGGCCGTATGCAGCGCAACGGCGGCACGGCGCGGCTGCGCGCGGTGCCGGGCGGCGGCACGGAAGTCGAGCTGGAGATGGAGAGGACGGCGACGACATGAGCGACGCGACCGGGGCGAGCGGGCCCACGGAGCCGACCGGGACGGACGAGGGCGGCGGTGCGGACGGGCGTCGTGTGAGAGTCGTCCTCGTCGACGACCACCGGATGTTCCGCACCGGAGTGCAGGCGGAGATCGGCCGCACCGACGTCACCGGTGTCGAAGTCGTCGGCGAGGCGGCCGACGTCGACCAGGCGGTCACGGTCATCACGACCACGCGCCCCGAGGTCGTCCTCCTGGACGTGCACCTGCCGGGCGGCGGAGGCGTCGAAGTCCTGCGCCGGTGCGCGCCGTTGATGGCCGACGCGGAGAACCCGGTGCGGTTCCTCGCGCTGTCGGTGTCCGATGCCGCGGAGGACGTCATCGGAGTCATCCGCGGCGGCGCCCGTGGCTACGTCACCAAGACCATCACCGGCACCGACCTGGTGGACTCCGTCTTCCGTGTGCAGGACGGTGACGCGGTGTTCTCGCCGCGCCTCGCCGGATTCGTCCTGGACGCCTTCGCCTCGACCGACGCGCCTCCGGTCGACGAGGACCTGGACCGCCTCACGCAGCGCGAGCGCGAGGTCCTGCGGCTCATCGCGCGCGGATACGCGTACAAGGAGATCGCCAAGCAGCTCTTCATCTCCGTGAAGACGGTGGAGTCGCATGTGTCGGCAGTGCTGAGGAAGCTGCAGCTTTCCAACCGCCACGAGCTGACGCGGTGGGCGACGGCGCGACGGCTGGTCTGAGCGGGCGCTAGCGGCGGGCGGCGGTGGTGACCGGTAGCGAGGGGCCGAGGTTGCGCAGCGCCCAGCGGTAGTGGCCGACCGCCTTCGCGGCGCCGAAGAGGCCGGTCAGCCAGACGAGCAGGCCCGCGCCCATGCCGAGGATGACGTCGGCGTAGGTCTCTTCGCCCGGTTCGGCGTACGCGGCCGAGGAGAAGGACGTCCAGAGCCCGAGCGTGCACACGGCGAGGGACGACAGGAGCCAGAGGAGGCTGAGGCCGGGGGAGCGCAGCCGGGTCTCGGACGGGGGATGGCTGTCCAAGGCGAGCCAGGCGTGGGTGAGTTGGCGTATGCGCCGATCACGGCGGATGCCGAGGACGACGCCGATGACCGCGGGGGCCAGCAGCGCGAGACCCAGGACCATGAGGACCGGGCCCAGGAGGAAGGCGCTGGGGTCCTTGTCGTCGATGTACCGGATCGGCTGGATCAGCAGCGCCCAGCCGGTGACGCCGCCGAGTCCGCACAGCCACAGCAGCAGGAGCCGGCTCACTCCGAGGTGGCGTCTCTGCAGCTCCTGGAGGGCCATGGCGCGGTCGGTGAGCAGCGTCTGCCGGTCCGGCCAGGTGCGCAGGTACACGGGTGGCGGGGGCGGAGGCAGCGTACGGCTAGGCATGCGCGTGACAATACTGGCGGGGCCCGCAGGTCAGGACACGCGTGTGGCTCCGGCGAACGGCATCTGGTCGATGGGGGCGAGCCGGACGGGGGCGCTCGGGTTCGGGGCGTGGATCATCTGACCGTTGCCGACGTAGAGGCCGACGTGGCTGATGCCTGAGTAGAAGAAGACCAGGTCGCCGGGGCGCAGTTCGGAGCGGGGGACGCGTTGGCCGGCGGCGATCTGGGAGTAGGTGGTACGGGGTAGCGCGACGCCCGCGGAACGGTAGGCGGCCTGGGTGAGCCCCGAGCAGTCGAAGGCGTCGGGGCCGGTGGCGCCCCAGACGTAGGGGCTGCCGAGAGCCTTGTACGCGTAGGAGACGGCGGCTGCGGCGCGGGCGTCGGGCGCCTTCGCGGCTCCCAGGGCAGCCTCGCGGGCGGTGGAGCGGGTGGCGCGATCGTCCGAGGGGCCGGCGAGCTCGGCGCGCTGTTCGGCGGTGAGGCGGGACAGGAGGCGCTTCGCCTCACCGAGCTTTCCGGTGATCGTCTTCTTGTGCTTGCGCAGCTCCGCCTGGCGCGTGCGGAGAGCTTCGAGCCGGTCGTCGGCCCGGTCGCGCAGTCGGTCGAGCTCCCGCACCTGGTCCCGTACCTCGCCGACGGCCACGGCCTGGCGGCTGCCGGCGCGATCGGCACGTGACGCGCGGTCCAGGAACTGGTCGGGGTCGGAGGAGAGCGCGAGCTGTAGGGAGGGGTCGATGCCGCCCGCGCGGTACTGGGCGGCGGCGTACGAACCCAGGCTGTTGCGGGCGGTGTTGAG
This window encodes:
- a CDS encoding PspC domain-containing protein, which gives rise to MTDQQPAETETEAAVRGASRAAHGVPGGPADASDSGLPAEERKFRRDRRQKRIGGVCAGLGRHCDMDPVIFRIGLAVLALTSGLGLVFYGFAWLFVPYEDEEENEARRLLSGRVEGQALTAVLFALVGCGVFLTLLNNGGALTFAAVLALLLAGAGYWSQQRDTLDPDPVAAQAAADAPPEAKAPPVAGGPSWWRDPIIKDGTYDGISGYFWGPEGLKPEGLTVEYRVAGHRAGVYREAKEPRPAPAPRGPRWIGGWVFLTALLAGGLGTGLTWEDHPLGTSLQVGLACALGVFGLGIAVSAFLGRTGAGSIVLAVLTAGLLAASAALPKNITTHYTHTDWIPTAVADVRPRYEVGLGSGTLDLSKLDVGKGETLRTGAEIGAGSIDVILPKDATVRLDVEVGVGDITLPGDRDKDLDVAPGREKTVTLRPPSGGDGGGTIDLRLEVGVGQAKVIRATS
- a CDS encoding ATP-binding protein, producing MPEAAAPPIDDVRPLRKLYRSGDGRWLGGVARGLAGHLGLPVIWVRLIFVGLFTADGLGGLLYAAFWFFVPLGVGGVDAQRPPAAVTAETAPDGRRRLVARKPDKGQLVALLAMLVVAMVFVSNVDLDGSTKAYVVPTLLVAAGVALVWRQADNARRARWMAVGRRRRTLTIARSAAGVLLVGAGVSGIFVLQGSAAHLGAVLQASLAVLVGVALLAGPYLVRMMQDLSEERLMRIRAQERAEVAAHVHDSVLHTLTLIQRNAESASEVRRLARAQERDLRAWLYKPEGTGKDDDEEPDTLAEAVRRSAAEVEDKHGVPIEVVVVGDCPLDERLTAQMQAAREAMVNAAKYGGEGGAVQVFAEVEGETVFVSVRDRGPGFDLDSVPDDRMGVRESIIGRMQRNGGTARLRAVPGGGTEVELEMERTATT
- a CDS encoding LuxR C-terminal-related transcriptional regulator, whose translation is MSDATGASGPTEPTGTDEGGGADGRRVRVVLVDDHRMFRTGVQAEIGRTDVTGVEVVGEAADVDQAVTVITTTRPEVVLLDVHLPGGGGVEVLRRCAPLMADAENPVRFLALSVSDAAEDVIGVIRGGARGYVTKTITGTDLVDSVFRVQDGDAVFSPRLAGFVLDAFASTDAPPVDEDLDRLTQREREVLRLIARGYAYKEIAKQLFISVKTVESHVSAVLRKLQLSNRHELTRWATARRLV
- a CDS encoding NlpC/P60 family protein yields the protein MPAHRKPRQRSLSGSTVRTAATLALAGAASATAFDGTGHADPRLGPAEVKSKVDSLYREAETATEKYNGAKEKAEKAEKTLGNLRDEAARKTEKLNTARNSLGSYAAAQYRAGGIDPSLQLALSSDPDQFLDRASRADRAGSRQAVAVGEVRDQVRELDRLRDRADDRLEALRTRQAELRKHKKTITGKLGEAKRLLSRLTAEQRAELAGPSDDRATRSTAREAALGAAKAPDARAAAAVSYAYKALGSPYVWGATGPDAFDCSGLTQAAYRSAGVALPRTTYSQIAAGQRVPRSELRPGDLVFFYSGISHVGLYVGNGQMIHAPNPSAPVRLAPIDQMPFAGATRVS